One window of the bacterium genome contains the following:
- a CDS encoding (2Fe-2S)-binding protein: MTTPQKITLTVNGTTHEAQVEPRTTLADLLRGELALTGTHVGCEHGVCGACTVLLEGRAVRSCLTLAVQVDGANLTTVEGLEQDGELHPIQQAFVEEHGLQCGFCTPGFLMTVHELLRESPDPSEDEIRDALGGQLCRCTGYQSILRSVRLAATKLRNAHVAGTPQHS; encoded by the coding sequence ATGACGACGCCGCAGAAGATCACGCTGACGGTCAACGGCACCACGCACGAAGCGCAGGTCGAGCCGCGCACGACCCTGGCCGACCTCCTGCGCGGCGAACTCGCGTTGACCGGGACGCATGTGGGTTGCGAGCACGGCGTGTGCGGAGCGTGCACCGTGTTGCTGGAGGGCCGAGCCGTGCGCTCGTGCCTGACATTGGCAGTGCAGGTCGACGGGGCAAACTTGACCACAGTGGAAGGCCTGGAGCAGGACGGAGAACTCCACCCGATCCAGCAGGCCTTCGTGGAAGAGCACGGCCTCCAATGCGGCTTCTGCACACCCGGCTTCCTGATGACCGTCCACGAGTTGCTCCGCGAGAGCCCGGACCCGAGCGAGGACGAGATCCGAGACGCGCTCGGAGGGCAGCTCTGTCGCTGCACCGGCTACCAGTCGATCCTGCGTTCGGTGAGGTTGGCGGCGACCAAGCTCCGGAATGCGCACGTCGCAGGCACCCCCCAGCACTCCTAG